In Prochlorococcus marinus str. MIT 1214, one DNA window encodes the following:
- a CDS encoding RNA-binding S4 domain-containing protein translates to MKLDQFLKFVGIVQTGGEAKMIIKSGKISVNGIVESRRGRKLIDGDQIIFANETYIVPNSDPLGRKLARSEK, encoded by the coding sequence ATGAAATTAGATCAATTCCTAAAATTTGTAGGGATAGTTCAGACTGGGGGAGAAGCCAAAATGATTATTAAGTCAGGAAAAATATCAGTAAATGGCATAGTCGAAAGTAGAAGAGGTAGAAAATTAATTGATGGAGATCAAATTATTTTTGCAAATGAAACATACATTGTGCCAAATTCTGATCCTCTAGGCCGTAAGTTGGCAAGAAGCGAAAAATGA